Genomic segment of Gigantopelta aegis isolate Gae_Host chromosome 10, Gae_host_genome, whole genome shotgun sequence:
caagtcagtattacattTCACGGCAGTTttttacaattcaaggcagatTTACAATTcagtcagtattacaattcagggaagtttttcagggcagttttacaattcaagtcagtattaAAATTCACGGCAGTTTGTATTACAGGGCAGATTTTTCACGgcagttttattacaattcaagtcagtattacaattcagggcagtttttattacaattcaaggcagatCAGGgcagttttattacaattcacaGGGGCAGTTTTTTACAATTACAGATATTACAATTCACGGCAGTTTTATACAATTAAATCAgtattcagggcagtttttattacaattcaaggcagatATTACACGGCATTACAGGGTGATCCCAGTTTTCAAACAAATTTACAATGTCTGAAAGTGATATTTTGATCACAAGTGGATTAAAACGTTAACATCAGTGAGCATTGTGATTTATCATGAGTATTACAAACAGCAATTACTACAAATTAATATTACTGGATGCAAGGCAtaattataactatatatatgtatggaaAGAAATATTCACAATTCACGGCAGTGCGATGGGTAAAGGGTGATGGAAAACCAAAATTCGCATCCATCACGAGTTGAAAGCGctatgtgggggggggtgggggggggggtcagtgcGATGGGTCGGGTGATGGAAATTTGAGTTGAGCGCTATGTACTTTAAAAAAGCGTTGAATCTCATGTGTTCAAATATGGCATTTCCACACTTCTTAAAACAATGACAGTGAAATATGGCGGCGCCATGCTATCctcgccacccccccccccccccaccccacatgCCGCGGCCCATGTCAACCGTATTATTAACATTCAGctttacattactgacattcagtgccaCCTTACATCTTTGTACTTTATGCAGATATTATGACAACAAAAGCAACTACAATTTagtctacaataccaagtgttcccttatttgttTCTCTCGTTATATATAAAGTATCGACACATATACAACGAATATCTGAAACTGAATTCAGTCGTCAACCTACTCACCAccacccaaccccaccccaccacctcCCCACCACCATGTACGTCATTTCCATGAGTCCGAGTACTCGTCTTTGATATCACCAAGACCACGTCAAAATGTCAAAGTATTACTAACACTGATTATACCACGTACtgctgtctgtctctcccaTTTAACCCCATTCCACGTATATTTGTGACCCCTTAACAAATGCGTATTCAGTAGTACCACTCATCTCCTTACCCAATTCCTGTCACAACCAATCCAATATTTGAATCCCAGTTAAAATTCAGCCCGCGTCTGTATCACGGTGAGCAGTCGGTGCAGTAGCATTATGTTAGTTTCGGTCTATCagctgtcacgacggagttggtcaaccccccccccccccccccccttcaactTACGACGGGCGAGCTCAGATTAAAATTAATCGGCCGTAGGTGTTGTATACgctgagaatcgagttgtaggAGGGctcagtcgtagaagtcgtcgAGAGATTGGCGAGTTGATAAACtacgtcgtgacagttggtagtctaacTTTAGCATTACATCTCCCCATTTGACCATTAAACCTCACTCTCGGTAAGAGCCGGTACCCGGAtacgaacacagtacctaccagccttacatcAATGGCTTGAACTAAACCACCAAGGCTGGTTAGCGAGTCCTTTCATGGGTATgttctgagtgagtgctccgcaaggatcaatgggtaggtgtaaaccacttgtaccgaccagtgatccataactggttcaacaaaggccatggtttgtgctatcctgcctgtgggaagtgcaaataaaagatcccttgctgctaagcagaaagagtagcccatgaagtggcgacagcgggtttcctctcaaaatctgtgtggtccttagccatatgtctgacgccatataactgtaaataaaatgtgttgagtgcgtcgttaaataaaacatttctttctttctttcatgggtATTTTACACTATAGCTGCGATTCTGAACAGACAGACGCGTTTTACGGATATAAagaatagaacatgttctaactGGAGAGGATGTATAAACTGTACTCACTGTGGACTGCGCGTCTAGTGGAGAcagttaaagttacagtttgtttaatttaacgacgccactagagcacattgatttacaaaTCATCGGCTACTTGATGTCGagcatttagttatttttagacaggaaacccgccacattgttctatcagtagcaaggaatctttcatatgcaccaggACAGGACAccgcataccacggccattgatataccagtcatttcccactggctggaatgagaaatagtccaatgggcccaccaatgctAGAACAACCgaacatcaagcgagtgctttaccaatgggctacgtcccgtccctcgCCTGGCTTATAAAGATGTCTTATAATTATAAGtgtattttgttgtgttgtgttgtttggagtttttggtggggtttttttttttttttttttttttttactgtttttgtaattataaagtattttttttagcCTTTAACCGTTTAACGTCCGTCTATGTATATGTGAATAATATTCAGTCAAGTGGTCGTCTTAAAATAGTCAATACATAATAGTGTACTTATCTGTACATCAGATAATTACAAAGTGCTAAAAAAccgaaatcaataaaaaaaaaaaaaaaatgataccAGTCTCCCACCTTttcaacaaattcaaacaaaattCAAGACTAAACAGAACATAGCCATATGCTCAAATTTCTAAGTattatgcattaattattttcttagCTTCTCTCTTCTCCAAAACATACGTAGGTGTGGGTTTCTTGCGTGGTGCAACTGCTCCTCAATCAATCTCGTTGGAGTCTGCAATTTTAGAAGAATTAGCGGTattcattatttaaattatttactgaATTCTTTCAACTTAATTTATAAACGTTGGCTTATTAGATGCATGGGGAGGGTCATACACAGCAAATATTTTCATAGTATATTTTGAAAACCGAGCAAAACTAATAACGAAGCTTCATTCATTTGGAACGTCTTTCAGCATGGATTGTTCTTGTTAATCTCAATAAGTtgtaagtaatttttattggtttaatgaacaaacaaatcaaTACAAAACAAAGGACAAGCTGGTAATTTTGGAGCCTGTACCAGGATccgaaccctgcacctaccagccaCCGAGGCCATTACCATATTGACACCATTCACATGCTAATTAAGAATTACTcttcttgaactagtctcaggggagagAAGGGGAGCgatagtgatagctccccttaaatggcGAGCTCTGTATATATCTAAACATATAAAATCAATTCTGTGTCGTCTGAAAGAATGATGttctaatattatataaaaatgacatattaaatttataatattctGTACCATGTGAATAATTCACCAGGGCGAGACCCCACTATAGAAACACAGCAGAACAAAAATATCCTGAACAAACGTTCCTATCTGACTTAGATCTTATGAGGTCCTGAATTATATTGAGTTTAAAAACCACATACGAATTGAATAGATGTATTACCCTAactaaagaaatattaaaacataatttgaaacTAAAAGTATAACGTGTTTCATATAAGTAGATACAATGAagttatattttttgtaatttgttttttaaaatgtctgtatATAATTCTCTTGTAAAGAATAGCTTAAgccaccttataaataacaccaCGGCTAAGTAGGTCAACTTGCAGCTTGTAGATCTTAACGACATGACCTACATGGCTTCCACATATAATCTAGGTAAAATTGCAgatgtatacatttaaaatgattattacCTGCATCAACAGCTTTTGTGACCTCTCCTCCACAAACTGGACAAATGGACACCATCTTATGACATTCTCTGCACGTCATCTTGTGGTTACATGGCAACAATGTGACGTCAGCGGTGCGTGAGAAGCACTGAGAACACAGCAGAGCGCTGACTAATGCAGGCGCAGGTTTACTGCTGTTAAAAAAGGAGAAAACTCAGAGATACGAtggtttatagtttgttttgtttaacgacaccactagagtacactgttCGAGAGATACGATGAATTCCTTCAGCTGCTACTAATACAAGAACACAACATAAACGTAACGTGTAGTTAAACCAGATttactgaaataatatttataatcctAACGCTTACATTAATCACGACTAAGTAAAACCAATTGCGTTCTCTTGATCATGTGAACTTTCATTCGACCAGTCCTGGAGAAAATCATCAAATTCGGGGAAAAACGATTGGaaaattcaggcaaaatgagTTGGCTTGAACACTTTCCATAATTTtgctaacaataataataataataataataataatgataataataatatatttttatttcagatcagtgaCCCATAGAACATGTTTAAACATCACTTACAAAACTAATTACATAGTAGACAGTAGcgtgtgccagcgatttacacatacagatttgacgtatACACTTGGACTGCGCATTTAGGCAAGTAGGTCGTTATACTGTAGCGAATAtactgttgagcgaagtaaagcgcaAAAGttttttactcgatgactgacaaacatcttgctggcactgtatggtcgtcgttgtccgTTGTCGTTGTTATAGCATATGTTAAGACCCTTCAAGGTATCCTGCGTAAATTTAGGTCcctagttgtaatccatgtaaaaatgtgtagtgattcgtttggaaccctatatagctgtatatgtatacgtgtatgtgtatgcatacCTTTCTTTTTTGAAGTTTTCTACAGCTTTTTTCAGCGTCTTGTTAGAACAGACATCAATTGGAGTTTTATCGCGTTTGTTTTTGGCGTTGACGTCTGCTCCATGCTCCAACAGGAATGTGGCCAGTTTAATACGACTCTGAGTACCAGCGCCCTGTTTCATTAACTTCTTTAGCtgtcacaaataataataataataataagaagaagaataataataatcattatcatcgtcattCTAACAATGATGACAacgatgatgacgataatgatgctgataagaaagaaaaagagaaatcCAAACAAATTTTTGAAACAGTNNNNNNNNNNNNNNNNNNNNNNNNNNNNNNNNNNNNNNNNNNNNNNNNNNNNNNNNNNNNNNNNNNNNNNNNNNNNNNNNNNNNNNNNNNNNNNNNNNNNNNNNNNNNNNNNNNNNNNNNNNNNNNNNNNNNNNNNNNNNNNNNNNNNNNNNNNNNNNNNNNNNNNNNNNNNNNNNNNNNNNNNNNNNNNNNNNNNNNNNGACTGAAAACGAGAAAAATCCTGTGTATACAAGACTTCTTAAAACTACATTCTCACCTCACCATGTTAAAAcgtcatttactaatgcaaaatacagaCATAAGTACAATTTCAACAATCTCCCAATCTCACCGTGTCATGTTAAAAcgtcatttactaatgcaaaatacaaacataagtACACTTTCAACAATCTACCAATTTCACCTCACCATGTTAAAATGTCAtgtactaatgcaaaatataaacataagtactattttaacaaattaccaATTTCACCTCGCCGTGATAAAACGTCATTTActgatgcaaaatacaaacataagtacaattttaaaaatctcacattctcacctcaccatattataacgtCATTTACTAATCCAAAATACAAAGAATGCTTGTCGCCAGCTTtccatattttaatactttaaatTAAAGCAAAAGCAGTGGAACAGCTGGGTGTTAAAATggacaataatatattttatgcaacCTTCTTTAGCCAATATTATAGGACATCGAAGAAAGGCATGCGacgataaaaatattaatttagattatctattctaaatagttaaataataaaaagtatagTCGAGACATCAGCTTTAGCATACCTTGCTTTGGCTTGCTTACCACAACGTTGACGTCACAAGCTCGCATCATCAGATCACGAACAAGTGACGGGTTTCCGGCATAAACTGCACAGTGCATGGCGCTTTGGCCGTTGTCGTTGCTGATCTCTAGATCAGTACCAGTTTCAATTAGAAAGCGTGAGACGTCTATGTGTTTCCTagaaattacaattttaacaccATTTATTATAGAaccaatctatctatctatctatctatctatctatctatctatctatctatctacatacatacatacatacatatatacatcatatacatatacacatacacatacacatacacatacacacacacacacacacacacacacatatacatatatatatatatatatatatatatatatatatacatacagatacatacacacacacacacacacacacacatatatatatatatatatatatatatatatatatatatatatatatatatatatatatacacacacacacacacacagtcaaacctgtcttaaacgGTGACACAAGGGAGTAGAAAAAAAGTgtccgcttaagacaggtggtcGCTGATTAtaggttgccacatatagagtctttaaaacatgtgttttactgtctgtactgctaattgacAGATGTGTGCTTCACAAGCATAATGAGTCTTTTACCAATGTTCAATGGAAACGATTTTAAACGTTTAAAAATAGGTGTATATTCAAACaccattttaaagggacattcctgagtttgctgcaatttttaagatgatatcggctaacagagactttttaacgattgtaattacatatcaaatatatttttatgcataaaatattggtgacttcatattaaacgtgtttctgctcgttgtaatatttgtagcaggttaattttcattttatttcctaaaaagttatttttttcgtacgtaccaaatattttacagacaaaatccagtttgggcttcttacaaatattaagacgatcagaaacacattgagtatacagacactgatattctaaacaataaaatatatttaatatgtaagtttaatcgtagaaatattttattagtcggaaatgcagaaaactcaggaatgtccctttaactataaatcaacttttgacatgtcgcctccttcagaaaaaaaatggaattggaatgtattaaattaaccgttctcaacaactTTGtgttctttttccatttaattatttaattaatttatgcaGTATATTGTAACAATAAGCGAATTTACATATGTCAAGCTTAGTCTgtccagaggcaattagatgtattccaaggcatactttcttaattgatacacaatTGAGATGTTGGGACTGAAGGGGTACtggtataaaaaaataatactattcctgaaggtgtgaagatcggttatttgctgcactttttcgttgttgttaaatatcccttttatataacagtaaacgtttaaaagtggccacttaatacaggtattttagcgatttgggatccgatttaggtggccgctgacaggtgaccgcttattacaggtgaatttacattataaatcgtttgggagggaaatagtggccgcttaaggcaggtggccactgattacaggtggcctCTAGGACAgatttgactatatatatatatatatatacatacatacatacatacatacattatatatatgtattaattatgtattaattatgtGATGTATGTTTAAATTTGATAGGCATTATATAAATTCCACAATTTAAAGGGAGTGTTGAATTTGCAGTTATTGTAAAACGTCAACTAACTAAGCCTTTTTGGTGACTAAACctacatacacatgtaatattaaataaattgttttgtttagaataccattaTCTGACTATCCAATGTGTTCGTGGTCATACACTACTGTTTGAAACAGTAAacgttcattatatatatatatatatatatatctatatatatatactcgcggaaaacagttcctgtgcaccaaataattgcatatagaatatGATTTACTTGAAATCAGGTCATAAAAATTTCAGTAAATGAACGTGTAACCACTCCCGTCGATATTCCTGCGGTGTCCTGTCAATTGCATGAACTATTCATGCTTTGTGACCAcaagttgcattactagcattctttgtcacgtgctcctgtttgacgtcatttttcttattattggactttaaaactattgtatggattctcatcactcagaaaaacatttttgttggtatctgatcgtcgtcagtgtgatgCCACGCCTCCCAGAAAATGGACTCCTTCGAACGATGGGTATGATTGAGGTTAGAATGGCACAAACGCTGTTGGTAGTAATTTTGGTattcattggtgttcatcagaacactatgcaatatctgcggtgatgttctcgacagtttaggggtactagggatcttccatgtttagggaGTCGACACGTGACACCACGTCAGCAAATCGTCAGTGTCAAGCAGGTAcacatatggaatcatttggaaatgatacgtttaacatcctaatgcatctctgagttaaggccaatcagtggaagaactgaacgcaaccgattaggtgataacaaagtacgaccatgaccgtacatcagtacgttgttctgttacatcatcACCGACGGCTCACCAAACATAGTGTAAACATACTCCAGGTTCATAAGGCAGGAGAGGATCAccgtacttttaacagataaatagtacatctatgtaaattacaatatttttaaatttaaaaaatataagtcctagtgaaattttaatgatgcacaggaacttttttccgtgagtatatatatatatatatatgtgtgtgtgtatgtatctatatatgtatgtatgtatgtatgtatgtatgcatatatatatatatatatatatatatatatatatatatatatatatatatatatatatatatatatgtgtgtgtgtgtgtgtgtgtctgtgtgtgtatctgtgtgtatttgtgcgtgtgtgtgtatgtatctgtgtgtgtgagtgtgtgtgtgtgtgtgtgtgtgtgtgtgtgtatgtgtgtgtgcttgtgctTAGGAACAAACACTTTACTGATATTCCAAAAGGAAAATACCTTTAATACGTAATCTTAGTCATTAAACTGGATCTGTTAGTGGTAAACATATTACAGTGACAGCAAATTCGGGACaatccctttaaaataaattgcatACCACCCTTCCCATGCCAAGCCTAATAGCTAACATATAGATTGTATCTcagttatttaaaatgattcCTTGAGCACTTTATTTTAGAAACAATTCCTTGACCACCCTGGTTTGAGAACCTACACAGGTTATCTGTTGATTGTCACCATACGAATTGAGTTACTTTTTTAAAGCTTTCAGAAGAGCTGTGTTTCCAGACAGGTCTTTAGCATTCACGTCAAATCCTTTTTCCACCAGCAATTTAACAATTTCCAGTTTTCCATCATTGGCTGCAATGTGCAGACATGTGATGCCATTGTCTGGTCGCGCAGTTACCtaaaataaaaccccaaaacacaGAGACAACAGTAAAGACaaacaaaactaatatttttatcaaAGAAATGAAAGGACGCATCATATAAATGACATCAAACGACAAttcagttaaaaaataaatcagtagtatatgtatttattaatgacaCTCATTGTGTCCTTATCGGTTCTGTATTGTTATAAAAGCATGTTGATTCTTATACTAGTAATCTTCTACAACCATTTTGGATTTGACAACTTTACCAGAGCAGAGAAACAGCAATGCCTCAACCACGCTAATTATGACTCttttgttttgtggttgtttttCCAGCCATCAGTAATTTAACGCTAACAGAATGGTTTACTTACTAGTTTTGGAAATCTCTCTAAAACCTTCTTAACTTTCTCCACATCTGACTCTTTTG
This window contains:
- the LOC121383974 gene encoding baculoviral IAP repeat-containing protein 8-like isoform X2 codes for the protein MKQGAGTQSRIKLATFLLEHGADVNAKNKRDKTPIDVCSNKTLKKAVENFKKESKPAPALVSALLCSQCFSRTADVTLLPCNHKMTCRECHKMVSICPVCGGEVTKAVDADSNEID
- the LOC121383974 gene encoding E3 ubiquitin-protein ligase rififylin-like isoform X1, with product MKQGAGTQSRIKLATFLLEHGADVNAKNKRDKTPIDVCSNKTLKKAVENFKKESSKPAPALVSALLCSQCFSRTADVTLLPCNHKMTCRECHKMVSICPVCGGEVTKAVDADSNEID